A genomic window from Vanessa tameamea isolate UH-Manoa-2023 chromosome 7, ilVanTame1 primary haplotype, whole genome shotgun sequence includes:
- the LOC113401248 gene encoding putative carbonic anhydrase 3, with the protein MWFLITVIAGLALFQVPEHACEDFGYDGVIGPTYWGDRYQECRGKHQSPININVLRVKQVALPDIAFVGFDDSIDDVHITNNGHTVLIEVENEPHPRVSGGPLDGAYVFSQMHFHWGDNDTFGSEDKINHRSFPMELHMVFYKEEYKSVKQAIKYSDGLAVLAFFYELDRHKHPAYDDITSALGNVTEPHTTIVMSQPFSFLNILPLDLRRYFTYRGSLTTPPCSEVVIWLDFEQPIRLAHDQIEAFRELRSANGKIRHNFRPIQPIGDRVVFYNVDNNYFNYNEIDDPDEANAGTNRRKKGHNYSNIVRINLYIFVCTLLIMW; encoded by the exons taccCGAGCATGCGTGCGAGGATTTTGGCTACGATGGAGTTATAg gtcCAACGTACTGGGGAGATAGGTACCAGGAATGTAGAGGTAAACATCAGAGTCCGATTAATATAAATGTGCTTCGCGTTAAGCAAGTTGCGTTGCCGGATATCGCGTTCGTCGGCTTCGATGACTCCATAGATGACGTACACATCACGAACAATGGACACACAG TTTTAATTGAAGTGGAAAATGAGCCTCACCCACGAGTTAGCGGAGGCCCTCTAGACGGTGCCTACGTGTTTAGTCAGATGCATTTCCATTGGGGAGACAACGATACTTTCGGTTCAGAAGACAAAATTAACCATCGAAG TTTTCCAATGGAATTGCATATGGTTTTTTACAAAGAAGAATATAAATCCGTGAAACAAGCGATCAAGTATTCAGACGGCCTTGCAGTTCTCGCCTTCTTCTATGAG TTGGATCGCCACAAGCACCCAGCTTATGATGATATAACGTCTGCTCTGGGTAACGTGACGGAGCCTCACACGACTATCGTAATGAGTCAGCCATTCTCATTCCTCAACATTTTACCTTTGGACCTGCGGCGATATTTTACTTACAGAGGTTCCTTAACCACACCACCTTGCTCTGAAGTGGTGATATGGCTCGATTTTGAACAACCAATCAGATTGGCGCATGACCAG atCGAAGCATTCAGGGAATTGCGTTCAGCGAATGGAAAAATAAGGCATAACTTCAGACCTATACAACCGATCGGCGATCGagtagtattttataatgtagacaataattactttaattacaaCGAGATTGATGATCCCGATGAGGCTAACGCTGGAACTAACCGTAGAAAAAAGGGTCATAATTATAGTAACATTGTAAGAATAAATCTGTACATTTTCGTTTGTACATTGTTAATAATGTGGTGA
- the LOC113401249 gene encoding coiled-coil domain-containing protein 12, producing MVVLNKMDSVGNLEEQALKRKERLKSLKRKLPNEDTSSNTTKNEPIVLPKPKFRSYKPQDETLQKEKIEDAQPSLVEAEVKDLVEAGKEKVILQDLDISSLAPRKPDWDLKRDVAKKLEKLERRTQKAIAELIWERLKQGNEENLSAMVTMNENKPTDDD from the exons ATGgtagtgttaaataaaatggatAGCGTGGGTAATTTGGAAGAACAAGCacttaaaagaaaagaaagattAAAGAGTCTTAAACGTAAATTGCCAAACGAAGATACTTCAAGTAATACCACAAAAAATGAACCAATTGTGCTTCCAAA GCCTAAGTTTAGGAGTTATAAACCTCAAGATGAAACtctacaaaaagaaaaaatagagGATGCACAACCTTCTTTAGTTGAAGCAGAAGTCAAAGATTTAGTTGAAGCGGGCAAAGAGAAG GTGATATTACAAGATTTGGATATATCAAGCTTAGCTCCACGGAAACCAGACTGGGATTTAAAAAGAGATGTTGCTAAGAAGTTAGAGAAACTAGAGAGAAGGACACAGAAAGCAATAGCTGAATTAATTTGGGAGCGACTTAAACAAGGTAATGAAGAAAATTTAAGCGCTATGGTTactatgaatgaaaataaacctACAGatgatgattaa
- the LOC113401296 gene encoding probable serine/threonine-protein kinase MARK-A — protein MRPVPAIILCALFYLGVAQDTTNYDDNNVKTNNVEPSPSVRLDPYIRKALLKALSDLEENENVTISETTDGTSPFFSENTSDEVTVSQAKKENIQIHSFVVNGQSAFNNSSHVTPMFIDKNISILSTTVGNVENHDIANPTKTPFNEIFQTRESGVNIQQVRSIPSASKTKDSNFAQNKLTTEKPRRISTTTTSTTTTTTTPKPTHNEDGENIEEVSKKDVQVFQAPLVAAFTVHQDADGVPKKVIPIYQQTNIQSGSKTSSISNLPTNIPQHLNPNNPVNYIQDFTSTEFISQQLTLQKQLEDKQRILEERLRFLQIQQRQQEELLRSQQVLLQQKEAERIQQSLFEQDQFKKQLLLLEQQKLPTQQLSNFHAHKNFPQNQILNQNNQRPQKSQVSIQPSVSLDQTNTLAAQQQLPNREAVDFLIHLRTKQQNQFPLQDNHLPQGISNFLQPNSAQNFNQGLNFQLTNQIKSSDDPRQKQGTRVFRHESGVGNLGINIPNYNRFNTFDPPFTNHFSTPNRISQFSPDVELKQLLAQSNLNSRAQEDLNIVSKVLSLNHGIPFHNIPNRLSFDNRRRTRTSS, from the exons ATGCGTCCG GTACCAGCAATTATTCTTTGCGCTCTTTTTTACCTTGGTGTTGCCCAAGATACGACAaattatgatgataataatgTTAAGACAAACAACGTAGAACCATCGCCATCGGTTCGTTTGGATCCCTATATAAGAAAAGCATTGTTAAAAGCACTTAGTGATCTTGAAGAGAATGAAAATGTAACCATCTCTGAAACAACAGATGGCACATCACCTTTTTTTTCGGAAAATACTAGTGACGAAGTAACAGTTTCACAAGCTAAGAAAGAAAACATACAAATTCATTCGTTTGTTGTTAATGGCCAATCTGCGTTTAATAATTCATCACATGTTACTCCAATGttcatagataaaaatatatcaattttaagcaCAACAGTCGGTAATGTTGAGAATCATGATATAGCAAATCCGACAAAAACGCCATTCAATGAAATTTTCCAAACAAGAGAATCTGGCGTTAATATACAACAAGTACGAAGCATACCAAGTGCATCCAAAACAAAAGACAGCAATTTTGCCCAAAATAAATTGACAACAGAGAAACCTCGCCGCATTTCAACAACTACAACATCAACAACAACTACGACTACAACACCAAAACCAACGCACAATGAAGATGGCGAAAATATTGAAGAAGTGAGTAAAAAGGATGTCCAAGTATTTCAAGCACCCTTAGTAGCGGCTTTTACAGTTCATCAAGATGCAGACGGAGTACCAAAAAAAGTTATACCCATCTATCAGCAAACAAATATTCAAAGTGGTTCAAAAACATCATCAATATCAAACTTACCAACGAATATTCCACAACACTTGAACCCAAATAACCCAGTCAACTATATACAAGACTTTACTTCCACTGAATTTATCAGTCAACAGTTAACTCTACAAAAACAATTAGAAGATAAACAAAGAATTTTGGAAGAGCGATTACGATTCCTACAAATACAGCAAAGGCAACAAGAAGAGTTATTAAGGAGTCAACAAGTTCTTTTGCAACAGAAGGAAGCTGAAAGAATACAACAGTCGCTGTTTGAGCAAGACCaatttaagaaacaattattGCTATTAGAACAACAAAAGCTTCCAACACAACAATTATCTAATTTTCACGCACATAAAAACTTTCCACAAAaccaaattttaaatcaaaacaaccAAAGACCACAAAAATCCCAAGTATCAATTCAACCAAGCGTTTCTTTAGACCAAACCAATACCCTAGCCGCTCAGCAGCAACTTCCAAACAGAGAAGCTGTTGATTTTCTTATTCACTTACGTACGAAACAACAAAATCAGTTTCCTCTACAAGACAACCATCTCCCTCAAGGCATAAGCAATTTTTTGCAACCTAATTCTGCCCAAAATTTTAATCAAGGCTTAAATTTTCAactaacaaatcaaataaaatcttcaGATGACCCAAGACAAAAACAAGGTACTCGAGTATTTCGTCATGAAAGTGGTGTTGGGAACTTAGGTATTAATATTCCAAATTATAATAGATTCAATACGTTTGACCCACCATTTACAAACCACTTCTCAACACCAAACAGAATTAGCCAGTTCAGTCCAGATGTCGAGTTAAAACAGTTATTAGCTCAAAGTAATCTTAACTCACGAGCGCAGGAAGATCTTAATATTGTATCAAAAGTTTTGTCTCTGAATCATGGAATTCCATTTCACAACATTCCTAATCGATTGTCTTTCGATAATCGAAGACGTACAAGAACTTCGTcgtaa